The genomic DNA AATAACCATTGTGGGGCCAGCCGGTTCGTTACAACTGGAGGAAGGCGCAATTGTAGCAAATCGGCACATCCATATGAATCCGATTGATGCCCAGCGCCTTGGCGTTAGTAACAATGAGGAAGTAGATGTAAGAGTTTTAAGTGCTAAACCTACCATCTTTGGTAAAGTGCAAATCCGCGTTTCAAGTAATACCAATCTATATATGCACATTGATGTAGATGACGCGAATGCGGTAGCTTTCGACAATAACGCATTTGTCGAAATTTTGAAGGTGGAGGTGTCAAAATGCTGCTGGCAAGGGTAACGGGAATTGTTGTTGCGACAAGGAAGATGGATTCACTGGTTGGCGCAAAGCTCCTAACGGTTCGTCCGGAAAATAGCAAAGATGAGATCGTAGTTGTAGATTATCTTGGAGCCGGTATCGATGACGAGGTTGTTGTCGCACTGGGAAGCGCGGCGAGAGTAGACGGTAATATGCAAAACCGCCCGGTTGATGCCTTAATCGTCGGTATTCGCGATATTCCAAGTGAAAAGAGATAAAGCGGGGTGTTTACGATGAATATCGATGAAGAGAGAATTGCCAATATAGTTGCCAAAGTATTGATGACTATGCCGCAAGGAGCGGCAGCACCTCAACCCGATATTAATGAGGATGTTTATGCAAGAACGGGAAAATTTGGTGCTGTTGCCGCTCAAGGCACTGTTTCCCGACAAGGAAGCGAAGGTGTATTCGCGGATATAACTGCTGCAATAAAAGCGGCAAAAAATGCACAACAGCAGCTTATGACTCTGAGTCTTGCGGAACGCGGTAACATTATTGATGCGATTCGCAAGGCAAGTATTGATAATGTTGAAACAATTGCTCGTATTGCAAATGAAGAAACAGGGTATGGCCGTGTACCTGATAAGATTCAGAAGAAATTAAATGCAGCCCGTTTGACTCCGGGCATTGAAGATATCAAGGTTGAAGCAAAAACGGGTGATGGCGGTCTGGTATTAATTGAAAGAGCGCCGTTTGGCGTTATTGCATCGATTGAACCGGCGACTCATCCCGGTTCTTGTATAATCAACCATGCTATTTCAATGATTGCTGCCGGCAATTCCATTGTACTGCTGCCTCACCCCAAGGGAATTCGCACAGCCATTGAGATGACTAAGCTGTATAACCGTGCAATCGCAGCAATGGGCGGACCGGAAAACCTGATTGTTGTTGGTGATAAAGTAAGCATGGACAATTTCAATACGGTTCTTAGTCATCCGGACATTGATTTGATCGTAG from Veillonellales bacterium includes the following:
- a CDS encoding EutN/CcmL family microcompartment protein → MLLARVTGIVVATRKMDSLVGAKLLTVRPENSKDEIVVVDYLGAGIDDEVVVALGSAARVDGNMQNRPVDALIVGIRDIPSEKR